Within uncultured Methanoregula sp., the genomic segment GGCAAGCGTTGCCACCCTGCCAACCGTATGGAGTTCTCGTATGAAACATGTGACAATCCTCGTAGTTGAAGATGAGGAGATCGTCAGCATGGACATTATGTCGAGTCTTGAGAATATGCACTATTACCCCTGTTGTGCTGTCAGGACAAGTGATGCGGCTGTTGCAAAGGCACACGAGTTTGTACCTGATGTCGTTTTAATGGATATCGGGATTCCCGGTTCGATGGACGGGCTCGATGCTGCCAGGGTTATCAGGGATGAGCTGAATATTCCGGTAATATTTGTCACTTCGCATACCGACGATGCAGTCATTGAGAAAGCAAAACTTGTCAGCCCTTATGGATATGTGGTAAAACCATTTACCGACGGGGGATTGAAAGTTGCAATCGAGATAGCACTATCCAGGAAAGCTGCTGAAACACAGGAAAAACAGGGAAAAGAACAGGAGGATATACAGGCAATCCTCGATGGAGGAGCAAAAAAACAGGATGAAAAGAACCGGGAATATACCAGTCTTCCGGATGTAAGGACATTGTTTATCAAGGATTTTTTTGATGATATTGTCCTCCTGCTCTATACCGACCCGGAGGTTAAGGAGCAGATATTCACCTTGTTTATGGAGAAAAACCTCAAAACGCAGGGGAACCTGCTGTTTGTTCATTCCCTCTCAAAAGCCCACAGGAATTTTTTGCCCGAGATCCAACTGGGAAAAATGAGGGTTTGCCGGATAAAGAAGGGGGAAATATCCCCCCTCATGAAATTTTTTTCCGAACCTGGTGAACCATCTGATATCACTGATGGGATTCCCCTGCGATTCATAGTGGATTTCTCCGAGCGATTTGATGATTGCGATATCCTGTCCGCAGTTGACCTGATCCTTGCGATCCGGAAAAAAGGAGTACAGGTTCGTGGTATTATCGCAATTGCTGTCGGGACCAACGATGCCGGTCTGATAAAAAAACTCTCGCTCCGTGTGCCCAACATCATTGTAACCACCGGCAGGGGAACGGTAATTTCCTGCCCGGATCATTCGCTTCCCCTGGAATCCCTCACGTCTCTCCCCCAGGTGGCCCTGGATGAAATTGTGAAAAAAGTCCTGGAACCGGTTGTTCTCTCCCTTTTGGAAAAACCGATATCCGGGCATGACATTCTCCAGGAAATCCAGGGACGCTACAACCTGTCGGTTCCCAAGGCCCGGGTCTATATGCAGCTGTACGATCTCCAGAAGAATGGATATCTTTCGGTAAGTACGGTCGGGAAATCAAAAGTATATTCCCCCACCGAGATCGGAAAAAAGCATATCCGCCAGAAGCTGGATGAGTTCAGATCGGTATTCCACCACATTCTTGCAGAAATGGCAGACCTGGATGGCAGTCCAGGTTTCCCGAAACGAAAAGAGTGAAGTGAATTTTATCATCGTCAGATGTACGTTCACTCTTTCTTTTTCAGCCTCTTCCCAGTACCGGATTTACGGTCGTAGATGATTATTCCGGCTCCAAGAGCCAGCATGATCGCGAATATTCCGACGATTAGGATGAGGTTGTCTGCAACAAATTTCCCGGCAACCCCTGCAATATTCTGGATGCCCCCGGGAGACTGCTGTCGGGATGCAGGTACCGTGGAAGCCGGGACCGTGGCCGGTGCCTGTGCTGCGACTGTCTGGTCTTTCAGGCTGACCAGGCTGAATGTGGACAAGCCCTTTGGCGAGGTTGCCTGGAAGATAATGTTGCCATCCTTATCGATCCCGGAATAATCCGTGGCAAGCAGTTCTGCGGTTCCGTCATCTGCGATGTGGGCGATACCTATCGATTTAGTCCCGCCGTGGGTCATCACCCAGTCCGGCGAGATGGTCAGCATGACCTTCGCAGGGCCGGTGGTGGCAAGGGCTGTCTTTTCCACGACAACGCTGTAGGCAACGTCCCCGACCTGCTTGTTGTTCAGGGCTGCGGACTGATATGCCTTCAGCATATCCGGGTTTGTGGTTTCTGAGATCGTTGTCGTGATGGCCGCGTTCTCGGGAACTGCGGCAAGCGGTGTATCAAGCGAGAAGGCGACCGTACCTGTGCTTAATGATGCAGATACAGGGGTTGTGTGTAACCCGATACTCTTAATAGTACCGGTTATCTCTCCATACTCGTTGACCGGTGTATCGCGTGTCTCCATGATGAGAGTAAAGCCGGGCTGGCTGATGGTGATCAGGTTGTTCGTGACAAAGACCGTTGCACCGGATTTTTCTGTAAGTGCAGTTGCGAGGCGGATCTTCTGCATGCCTGCCGGACCGGGTGCGACCGTTAATCCGGTAATCGAAACCGGCTGGTTCGTTATCCCCGCTTCCTGGAATGGTGCCAGGAACTTGTTGATCTCCTGGATGAACGGGCCGATTGCCTGCTCGACAGGACTGGAACGGCTCACCGGGCCGCTGTCACTTCCTCCATCGCTGACACCGCCGGTGCTCGTCCCGCCACCGTTATTCCCTCCGCCGCCCCCGTCACTACTCGTGGAACTGGTGGCGGTCATGCCAAAGGTAGAAAGGCCGTGAGGGGATCTGGCCTTGAAATAATCCGTGGAGCCTGAGCTTCGATCATAGGTCGTGGTGAGGACTTCCTTGGTGCCATCATCCCCGAACCGGAAGATCGTGATGCTGCCGGTACCTCCATTGGCTACAACCCAGTCATGGGAAACGCCCAGATCAAGGGTGACACCGGCACTGCCCAGGTTGGTGTTGAGATTTGCAGTGTTTGTGAATTCAACCGTATAGGCAACTGACTTGATGTTGAGATTGCCGCTGGTTGCGGCAACCTGGAACGCATTGGCAGTTGATGTTGTTGCTCCCTGGATGATGTTCTGCTGGACGGTGACCCCTGAGACCGGCTTGGTCAGGGCGACATCGATCTGGGCGCTGGCAGTCCCGATGTTCCCGCCAAGGTCTGCGGTAACCGGGGTTGTCGTCATGACAACGCTCTGGAGGTTGTTGACACTATAGGTATTCGTACTGGGATCCGTAACGACATCTGTCCCGGTATATTTCATTGAATCCCAGCCGGTTGCCGGGTTTGTAATTGTTACCGTGTTGGCAGTCTTTGTGGCGGACGATTGCGCGGTTGTGCTGATGTTTACCTGCTGTCCGCCGCTGGACGTTGTTGCTGTGGTAACTCCTGATACGGTGGTGTCTGCCGGTTTGGATTCGACGGTTGTGCCGGTGGGACGGGTGGTTTTGAAGGTAGCGTCGGAACTTGTGGTGGATGACCCATCGCTCATTTTTGAAGTGATCCGGTAGTGGTAGGTAGTAAATTGGGAGAGTCCATCCAGCTGGACGAGGTGGGAATAGTCTAGTGTTCCATTTGTTTTGGGCGAACCATAACTGCTGGCAGAAGAGCCTAATTCAACTATGCTGTTGGAATTCCCATTAGTCATCCATGTGATGTTGGCAGTGTTGGATCCGATGTCGGAGGCAGATACGTTATAATTAATAAAAGGGACTTGTCCGGAAATTACGCCAGTTACTGTGTATCCCGCTTCTGCAGGAGCCCAAAGGAAACCCGGGGTTAAACTGAATGTAATGCAGATAATTAATAAAATAATTTTTTTTTTTCCAATCATCATTTCCTTTTCCCGGTGCGATATCCGGCAGCCAACACTGCGATGGCAAGTGAGATGAGGATTATTGTCAGCGGAAGCGGGGAGCCCTGCGCAGTTGTTGTCACTGCTGTACTCGCTGAGGCCGGACTACTGGTTGTTGAGGATGAGACCATAACTGCCCAGACACTGAGGTGATTTGTTGTCGTTGTCAGGATCATACCGGCTGAATCTACCTGTGTGGGCAGGATGACCCATGCATTCTGGGCGGCATCATAATAGGAGAGTTTTAACTTTGAGGTATCTCCTCCCGCAGCTGCGAGATCGTTTGCTGAGTATTTGACCTTGACCGTTGCATCCTTGCTGAGCAGACCGGAGAGTCCGGTGATCTCGAAACAGGTTGCTCCAAGTTTCGCACCTGTCGGAGCTGCCTGAAGTTTATCTTTTGAGTAAGCTTTCAGAGTAACTACCGCGTCACCAAGTACCGCACCCTGCGGGAACGAGACCGAGTACCTGCCATCCGGGGAAGTGAGAGTTCCGGCGCTTCCTGGTGTGAGCGTGATGTTGGCCTCTGTCGCCGGAGGGACATAAGCGGTCTTTATGGTAAATGTTGATGTCTTCTCATCGAGAACATTCCCATTATCGAGGAGGATATCTGACCTGATAGTGTAGGTTCCCACTGGCAGGTTCTTCACATCAGGTTTGATAATATATTGGGCAGTATTTCCGGGAATTATAGAGTTCATGAGTCCCGCTTGTGCTGAACCCTTTGCAACGATGTTCCCGCTCGCGTCAGTGATTGTGACATTGTTAACGCTGTACCGGTAGTGGTAATTTCCCGTATTTTTGAGGGAAGTAGTGATCACAACCGGCTGCCCGACAGTCAAATCCCCGACATCAATAGTCGAGATGCTGCCGGTCACCGTGGGTTTTGTCCCTGATATTGTGATTAATACCGGTATTACTATTCCCGTTGAAAATACAGCCTGTCCCCCATCTGCAGCCTGTCCCCCGTTTCCTGCCGGGGATAGAGTATGTGCGTAAATTATCGCATATCTCCCCCCAGCGCCTACATCTTTTGGGAGGGTGATGGTCGCAGTTACCTTTTGTGATTTGCCGGGTTCCAGATGGAAACTTGTCTTGTCAAGAGAGATATATTTCCGCGCCGAATAGGGGGAAGTATCACTCACCGGATCAATGGGAGCAAATTCAGTATCTGTATGCTGGCCAAATCCCATTACCTCAACTGCCAAATCAGTTGGATTTTCATTTGATCCAATGCCCAGGGTTATCGGGAAGGTGGCTGTGGTGCCAGGAGCGATACTTTCGACATATTTTGTTGCGGTCGTGCTGAGTGCTGATGCAGGCACAAAACAGAGTTGTACGAATACTATCAGAACTGTCAGCAGAAAGATCCTATTTATCGTTTTCCGCCGTAAGAGTTGATTGTTCATCTGATACCTCTCTATGTGTGTTTCATGATGCATGAAAATAAACCCGTGTATATTTCCCGCATCGATCACTTATATGACGTTATCTTGTCCGGCATGTTGCTGCTTCTTTGACATTATTGCAATAAATCGTGAGAATATTTTAATATTTTTAATAATTTCAAGCATTCAAACAATTGCCCTCAAATAATTTGGGAATACCTCCGGTATCTACCCTAAAAAAGCCAGAAAAAAATTATTTTTTCTGTCTGAAGAGGATATATCTAGGCTCCCGAGGCGTAATTAACGGTAATTCCCATGCTGTAACTGCTGGAAGCCTTATCCTTTGGAATAACGGTTTGGGAAAGTGAAAGGGAAACATTACCCTGGTCCATAGCTGTACCTCCGATAAAATTGGTACCCGGTGTTGTGGTTGTTAGGGTCGATGGTGTATCATGACTGAAGTAGTTGATACTCCCAATGTCTCCCGTGGAAGAGCCGGAAACCGTTGCAATATTCATTGCATTCGCAAGGGTATACCCTTCTCCGGATTGCATAAAGTTGTGAGTCCCGACAACATTTATGTGCCATGCATTTTCATTCGAATATACAACGATTTCGGGGAAACCGGAAGCACTATAATGGCTGGGAGATATCACATTACTGCCTACTGCAAATGATCCAAAATTAACTGAAGCATTATTCATTGAAACAGAGGCATTTACATCCTGGGTTCCCCCAGCACTGCCTCCTGTTGATGTGTCCGCCGTCACCGGTACGGCCATCGCGGCCAGCGCAATAATCAACACTCCAAACAGAACCAAAGATTTTGTTTTCATCCTTTTGCACTCCATGATCTTTTGATCAATCATAAAATAATTTCATAATTATTAAATCCGGGTCTATGGTTCAATTTTTGAACCGAGCTTTTTTTCAGGAAAAACAGGCAGTTTTTCCTGCAATAAATGCAATATTTCGGAAAACCCGAATACTTTTTTCCGGCCATGAATCTGGTTTACCAGAAATTTTTAGAAAATTAGGAATTCATCTGGCTCTGATTAAAATAATATAATATAAATACTGACACAAAAAATCCAACAGCCCGGTAAATCCGGCCCGGAAACCCTATCAGGAATTCTGGAAATTCACACTTCATTATCCCCTTTTTTCCATGCGCGTTTGTCCGGGGGAGACCGGCAGTATTTCCTCACTTCGTACTCTCAGGACCTTCCCCTCCCGCACATAAGAAAATGGCTAGTCATGATGGTGCTGATAAAAACAAATCCGGAACGTTCCGGTGACCGTGCATACAAGATCGATGTTATAGGAACACGATGAAATGTGCCCCTCAATGGAAACGGACACGCGGATACCAAAAAAACTCAGAAAAAAAGATCAGATATACCGGGCTTTCATCGAAAGCTTCCGGGGAGTATAGAGAGGACGGAACGGCTTGCCCTCGGTCTCCTTCTTCACTGCGGCGATGAGTGCCTCGGTCGTGAGCTCTTCCTTGTGCGGCTTGTTCGGCTGCGACTTCTTTCGTATTGTTACGGTCAGTTTTTTCGATGCAGCTTCTTCGTCGCCGACTACGATCACGTACGGGACCCAGTCCATGCCGGCTTCGCGGACTTTCTTGCCCACGCTCTCCTCGCGGTCATCCACATCGCACCGGATCTTTGCTGCATTGATTGCATCGCAGACTTCCGTTGCGAACGCCCCGTGGCGCTCGGCAACCGGGACTACCCGGACCTGTGTTGGCGAGAGCCACGTGGGAAGTGCCGGGACCGGCTGGGTGGAGATGTTCTCGAGGATGGCGCACATCACGCGCTCGACACTGCCCGTTGGCGAGCAGTGGAGGATCGGCGGGTGGACGGGCGTGCCGTCTTCCTTGTGGTACTTGATGTTGAACCGGGTCGAGGACTCGACATCGATCTGGACGGTCGGGTTCTCGATCGGGCGGAGCTGGCCGTCGATGGCTGCAAGATCGATCTTCGCAACCCAGTAGTGGACCCGGTCGGAGAGGATCTCGATGAGCATCGGGCAGTTGGATTCCTTCACGATCTTCTTGACCCATGCCTCGTGCTGGGCATAGAACTCTTTCGTGCACCGGAATGCGGCTACGAGTTTTGTCTCGAAGTCCCTGCCGGTCTGCCAGCCCATGGCCAGCTGCTCCTCGAAGCACTTCAGGGCCTGCGGCATATCGAGGCAGAGCGAGTGCATGTCGGGCATCGTGAAACACCGGAGGCGTTTCAAGCCGATAACCTCGCCTTTCTGCTCGTGGCGGAAGGAGTAGGTCGAGAGCTCGTACATCTTCATCGGGAGATTGTTGGGCGAGATGTGCATGTCCCGCATGATCGAGAACATGCCAAAGCAGGCGGCAAACCGGAGCATCATGTTCCGGTTGTTGGACTTGAAGCGGTACTGACGCTCCCCGAACTTGTCGGCATGCTCGAAGATCGCCTTGTCGCCAAGGTCGTACATGACCGGGGTCTCGACCGGCGTTCCTCCGTATTCGAGCACCATGCCGAGCACGTAATCGCCAAGGAGGTCACGGACGATCTTGCCTTTGGGCATCCAGCGGAGGCAGCCAACGTCGCTAGCCGGCTCGTAATCCACGAGCTCTTTTGAGCGCATCAGGTCCACGTGGGCTGGTTCGCCGCCGACCGGGACCGCGACACCGAGTTCCTTTTTCACGAGGCAGCCGAACGGGGAGTCATCGAGGAACTCCTTGTAGTCGTGCTGTTTCCCGTCAGGAGTGAGCACGAACCAGTCGTGGGTGACCTCTTTCTTCTCCTTTTTGACGGTCCCTTCTCCCGGGATAATTGTCTTGGAGAGTTCCGAGAGCGGGTGGCCCTTGCACGAGAGCTTGAAGGACTTGTACCAGCCGAAGGGAGCACGCTTGACCGCGAATCCCTCTGCTTCAAGGCCAGCCCTGAGCGCGTTCAGGACCGTGACTGCGGTCTCGGGGGATGAGAGGTCGCTTGAGAGGTGGGCGTACGGGTAGATCACGATCTTCCGTACATTGACCTGCCCGGCAGTCTTGGTTATCTCCGCGATGCCCTGCAGGACAACGCCTTCAAGGTCTTCCTCGTCGATCGATTCCACGGCGCAGAAAACAGTAAGTGCCTCCTCTTCCCTGTCTGAAAGAACAGAGCACTCCTCCGCCATCTTCGTCTTCTTTTTTGCTTCGTATTCTATGTAATCTGAATGAATGAGAAGAAGTCGCATTAATTCATCTCCGGATGGATCTGATCATTGATCATAAATGGGATTTCCCAGTATAAATAACGCGTAACCGGTGCACAACCCTTTTTCGTATGCCTTATTGCAGCGTCTTTTTGTTCCCGTGGTACCGCGAGAGGGTTGCCTGGCGCTGGTCGAGGTACTTGGCATCGCCTTTCCTGTCATAGGGAATCTCCGCCCGCTCGGTTGTATAGAATACGAGCTGCCCAATCGGCATCCCGGCATAGACTTTTACCGGCCGGGCATTCACGTTCGCCATCTCCAGCGTGATCGTGCCCCGGAACCCGGCATCGATCCAGCCACCGGTCTGGTGGAGGGTGACGCCGAGCCTCGCAATACTGGATTTTCCTTCAATGGTTGCAACAATATTGTCGGGGAGTCCGATGCATTCCATTGTTTCGGCAAGGATGAACTGTCCCGGCTGGAGGACAAACGAATCGGCGTGGATTTCCTCCACGTCAGCCGTCACGGAGTCTTTCGCAAAGGGATCGATGACCTCTTTTCCCGGTTTGTACCACACAAAGTGGTTCCCGAGCCGGATGTCCAGCGAATTGGGCTGGATGAGTTTCGGATCATAGGGATCGATCCTGATATGGCCCCGCCCGATGCGATCGAGAAGCTGCCAGTCAACGAGAATCATGGGGAATAATATGGACACTCATGTATCTTTAGCACTTCCGGTAATCCGCATCCTGCCGGATACCATATCCCCGTCCATATATTTCCTCCTGTGTTCAATTACAAACATATTAAAATCAGGAAAAAAAATTATTATTATCTATTCGTTCAGGCAGGTCCGTACATGCGAACCCGGAATATTATTGAAAATGCTTTTACCGGCCTTGAGGCCGCGATTGTGCTCATCGCGTTCATTGTCGTTGCTGCCGTCTTCTCGTACGTTGTTCTCGGCGCCGGCTTTTATACCACCCAGAAGAGCCAGGAAGTAGTCCACACCAGTGTCCAGTCGGCAGGCTCCAACCTGCAGATCGTCGGGAATGTCTATGGGATCGGGACCTCGGGAGGTACCGTAACGATGGTGAACTTCAGCATCGGCCTTGCGGCTGGCGGAACTCCGATCGACTTTGAAAAAGTAGTCATGATTTACAGCAACTCTTCCCAGGTCGAGACCCTTACGCCGGTAACCGGGTGGCAGGGTACCGCGGTCACCCCTGGCAAATGGGCGATTTCCGGTGTCCAGAACCCGGTCGGGGCATCCAATAACCTGCTTGAGAGGGGGGAGCAGTTCGATATCTCTGCCTATCCTACCAATGGTATCATCAAGAACGATGCGTTTACCCTTGAAGTCAAACCGGATATCGGCTCTTCCATGGCAATCAAGCGGACCGCACCTGCCTCTGTGAGCAATGTAAATATTCTCTATTGATTTTTTCTGTTTTTTGTAGTTTGGTCCCCTGGTGGGGTCGGCGAGTATCAGGGCAGTATTTATGAAAAACCACTGCTCCTTTTAATTATAAAAAAAAAGGCCGGCGCGATCCGCTATTCATCCTTCATTTTCTCATCGGGTGCTTCTCTTGGTATGTCCCTGTCCAGAAGTTCAGGGTCGATGTGCCACTCGCTCCTGCGCAGCAGCCCGTGCAGGGTGCTTGCCTCACGGATGGTCAGGTTGGCCCGCCCGAGGACCCGCCGGATCAGGATCATCGTATTCTCCCGCTTGAACTCCGGGTGATGGATCTCGTCCAGGTACCGGTCGATATGCCGGAAGAGATGATTCATATCCCCCGGCGGGGCAAGCCGTATCTCCGGCAGCGGGAGGTTGGCGAGTTCATAGCAGACAACACCCACCGCATGCGAGAGATTGAGGATCGGGTACTCATCGCTCGTGGGAATCGTGCAGATCATGTCGCTTCGCTTGACCTCGGCATTGTTCAGCCCCCAGTTCTCGCGGCCAAAGAGGATCGAGATGCGGCCGTCAACATCCTTGATCCGCTCCCGCAGCTCTTTCGGCGAATAGAACGGCATCCGCATCGCATGACAGACCGACTTGCTGACGGTGCCGGTTGTTGCGATGACAATGTTACTCCGGGCAAAAACATCTTCAATGGTGCAGGTTTCCGCCCCGTGGAGCACATCATAAGCATGCGATGCCCGTGCATCCGCTTCATTGCCAAGCTTGCAGGGATTGATGAGTACAAGCCGGGTAAAGCCGAAGTTCTTCATTACCCGTGCGGCAAAACCGACGTTGCCCTCGTAGATGGGTTCAACAAGGACGATGTCAATCTCCGGCATAAAAAAAGTTACTGGACCGCGTCAACGGTCGCTTTCAGGACGCCGGCACCCTGGTCATAAACGGCATTTCCAACAACGATCGTATCAGCATATTTTCCCATCTGTGCAGCCCTCTCTTTTGAGTTGATGCCGCCGCCATAATAGAGGATCGACGAATCGACAGCCTCCGATGCGGCCCTGACGACTTCCGGGTCACCAAACATCCCGCTGTATTCGAGGTAGATAATCGGGAAATGGAAGTACCGGTCGGCAACTGTTGCATATGCGGCAACTTCTTCCGCCTTGAGATCGCAGACCGCCCGGGTTACTTTCCCCACGGAAGAGTTCGGGTTGAGAACAATGTATGCCTCGGGAACGATAAACTCCCACGGAATTGCTCCCTTCTGCATCTGCACCCAGGCCCGGTGCTTGCCGACGATCCACTGGACATCGGTGGTATTCATGACGCTCGGGACAAAGACATAATTGATACCCTTTGTCAGTACCGCCTCCGGCCCGGCCGGTTCCATGACCAGCGGAAGGTCGTATGCCTTGACCTGTTTTAAAAGTGCAGCAAGATTTTCCTCTGTGACATTCAGCGTGCCGGAGAGCATGAGGGCGTCCGTCCCGCTCGCTGCAATCGCATCGATATCACCGGGTTTCAGCTGTTTGTCGGGATCGAGTTTGGTCACATGAACCCAGTCTTTCCACTTCATCGTGATCATATCATATTGGCATTCCATCCCCATAAACCGGTAACCTTGTTCCGGGTCTGCCTTACCCATTAATGATCCAAATCTCCGATACGGTAAACTGGGTCAATAAAAAAGGTGTGCTGGGTCAGAGCTGGATGATCGCCGTATCTCTTTTTTTCTGGCAGATCTTCTGGAAATCCCTGATCTTCTGTTCCGGTATTCCGGTCTTTACAGCAATGCCCGCTGCATCAGCTGCAAGGAGGGTATCCCCGTTGATAATATCCGCCTGGAACAGTTTTTCCAGG encodes:
- a CDS encoding RNA methyltransferase yields the protein MPEIDIVLVEPIYEGNVGFAARVMKNFGFTRLVLINPCKLGNEADARASHAYDVLHGAETCTIEDVFARSNIVIATTGTVSKSVCHAMRMPFYSPKELRERIKDVDGRISILFGRENWGLNNAEVKRSDMICTIPTSDEYPILNLSHAVGVVCYELANLPLPEIRLAPPGDMNHLFRHIDRYLDEIHHPEFKRENTMILIRRVLGRANLTIREASTLHGLLRRSEWHIDPELLDRDIPREAPDEKMKDE
- a CDS encoding fibronectin type III domain-containing protein; this encodes MMIGKKKIILLIICITFSLTPGFLWAPAEAGYTVTGVISGQVPFINYNVSASDIGSNTANITWMTNGNSNSIVELGSSASSYGSPKTNGTLDYSHLVQLDGLSQFTTYHYRITSKMSDGSSTTSSDATFKTTRPTGTTVESKPADTTVSGVTTATTSSGGQQVNISTTAQSSATKTANTVTITNPATGWDSMKYTGTDVVTDPSTNTYSVNNLQSVVMTTTPVTADLGGNIGTASAQIDVALTKPVSGVTVQQNIIQGATTSTANAFQVAATSGNLNIKSVAYTVEFTNTANLNTNLGSAGVTLDLGVSHDWVVANGGTGSITIFRFGDDGTKEVLTTTYDRSSGSTDYFKARSPHGLSTFGMTATSSTSSDGGGGGNNGGGTSTGGVSDGGSDSGPVSRSSPVEQAIGPFIQEINKFLAPFQEAGITNQPVSITGLTVAPGPAGMQKIRLATALTEKSGATVFVTNNLITISQPGFTLIMETRDTPVNEYGEITGTIKSIGLHTTPVSASLSTGTVAFSLDTPLAAVPENAAITTTISETTNPDMLKAYQSAALNNKQVGDVAYSVVVEKTALATTGPAKVMLTISPDWVMTHGGTKSIGIAHIADDGTAELLATDYSGIDKDGNIIFQATSPKGLSTFSLVSLKDQTVAAQAPATVPASTVPASRQQSPGGIQNIAGVAGKFVADNLILIVGIFAIMLALGAGIIIYDRKSGTGKRLKKKE
- a CDS encoding phosphoglycerol geranylgeranyltransferase — protein: MECQYDMITMKWKDWVHVTKLDPDKQLKPGDIDAIAASGTDALMLSGTLNVTEENLAALLKQVKAYDLPLVMEPAGPEAVLTKGINYVFVPSVMNTTDVQWIVGKHRAWVQMQKGAIPWEFIVPEAYIVLNPNSSVGKVTRAVCDLKAEEVAAYATVADRYFHFPIIYLEYSGMFGDPEVVRAASEAVDSSILYYGGGINSKERAAQMGKYADTIVVGNAVYDQGAGVLKATVDAVQ
- a CDS encoding threonine--tRNA ligase; amino-acid sequence: MRLLLIHSDYIEYEAKKKTKMAEECSVLSDREEEALTVFCAVESIDEEDLEGVVLQGIAEITKTAGQVNVRKIVIYPYAHLSSDLSSPETAVTVLNALRAGLEAEGFAVKRAPFGWYKSFKLSCKGHPLSELSKTIIPGEGTVKKEKKEVTHDWFVLTPDGKQHDYKEFLDDSPFGCLVKKELGVAVPVGGEPAHVDLMRSKELVDYEPASDVGCLRWMPKGKIVRDLLGDYVLGMVLEYGGTPVETPVMYDLGDKAIFEHADKFGERQYRFKSNNRNMMLRFAACFGMFSIMRDMHISPNNLPMKMYELSTYSFRHEQKGEVIGLKRLRCFTMPDMHSLCLDMPQALKCFEEQLAMGWQTGRDFETKLVAAFRCTKEFYAQHEAWVKKIVKESNCPMLIEILSDRVHYWVAKIDLAAIDGQLRPIENPTVQIDVESSTRFNIKYHKEDGTPVHPPILHCSPTGSVERVMCAILENISTQPVPALPTWLSPTQVRVVPVAERHGAFATEVCDAINAAKIRCDVDDREESVGKKVREAGMDWVPYVIVVGDEEAASKKLTVTIRKKSQPNKPHKEELTTEALIAAVKKETEGKPFRPLYTPRKLSMKARYI
- the dcd gene encoding dCTP deaminase, whose product is MILVDWQLLDRIGRGHIRIDPYDPKLIQPNSLDIRLGNHFVWYKPGKEVIDPFAKDSVTADVEEIHADSFVLQPGQFILAETMECIGLPDNIVATIEGKSSIARLGVTLHQTGGWIDAGFRGTITLEMANVNARPVKVYAGMPIGQLVFYTTERAEIPYDRKGDAKYLDQRQATLSRYHGNKKTLQ
- a CDS encoding response regulator; its protein translation is MKHVTILVVEDEEIVSMDIMSSLENMHYYPCCAVRTSDAAVAKAHEFVPDVVLMDIGIPGSMDGLDAARVIRDELNIPVIFVTSHTDDAVIEKAKLVSPYGYVVKPFTDGGLKVAIEIALSRKAAETQEKQGKEQEDIQAILDGGAKKQDEKNREYTSLPDVRTLFIKDFFDDIVLLLYTDPEVKEQIFTLFMEKNLKTQGNLLFVHSLSKAHRNFLPEIQLGKMRVCRIKKGEISPLMKFFSEPGEPSDITDGIPLRFIVDFSERFDDCDILSAVDLILAIRKKGVQVRGIIAIAVGTNDAGLIKKLSLRVPNIIVTTGRGTVISCPDHSLPLESLTSLPQVALDEIVKKVLEPVVLSLLEKPISGHDILQEIQGRYNLSVPKARVYMQLYDLQKNGYLSVSTVGKSKVYSPTEIGKKHIRQKLDEFRSVFHHILAEMADLDGSPGFPKRKE
- a CDS encoding flagellin; this encodes MRTRNIIENAFTGLEAAIVLIAFIVVAAVFSYVVLGAGFYTTQKSQEVVHTSVQSAGSNLQIVGNVYGIGTSGGTVTMVNFSIGLAAGGTPIDFEKVVMIYSNSSQVETLTPVTGWQGTAVTPGKWAISGVQNPVGASNNLLERGEQFDISAYPTNGIIKNDAFTLEVKPDIGSSMAIKRTAPASVSNVNILY